AGTTCCGGCGCATCCCGCTCCGGCGCGTCACTGATAAAGCGGCGCACCAGCTTTGTGGCCAGGTAACGGCCGGTTTGGGGATGGGTCGCCAGGGTTTGCAGCGCTGCTGTGCCAGACGCCTGGCCGGGCGCGGCCACCGTCTGCCCCAACCACTGCCTGGCGGTCGGATCATGCTGAGTCTCGTCGAAGGTAAACTCGCCCCACCAGCCGTGCGTCTTCATTGACCAGCCGGTCAACATTCGCGCCAGTTCCAGCACATCTTGCTGGCTGTAGCCACCGTCCACCCCCAGGGTATGCAGTTCCATCACCTCGCGGGCGTAATTTTCATTGGGCCACGCTTTGACGTTGGCCTGGTTGTCCAGGTAGGTGAGCATGGCCGGGGAGGTGGCTGAAGCGTGCAGCAGGTCGGCGAAATTGCCCAGGGCATGGGGGCGGATAACCTGCCGGTCATCTACCGGCTTCAGCGCCCACACTTCCCCTTTGGTGATGGCGATGTTGAAGTGGTCGGTCCAGAAATGGACCATCATTTCGTGAAGCTGGCGATGGCTGTAGATACGACGTAGAAAGGTGGCCTGCTGAAACGGCCGCTGCACCTCTTCCGGGTCCCACAGCCGCAGGTAATCGGCGTCCTGGGCGATGAGGTCGTAGGGTCGCAGCCGTATTTCCACGGCGCGGTCATCTATTGCCTCGTAAGCCAACTGCTCTTCCAGCCAACCGGCAAACCCCATCTCGGCAACGGCCGTGCGTTCTGCCAGAGTAGGGCCAAAGGTCACACGCCGCAGTAGCGGATAGGCTGGTTCGTGGGTCCAATCGGGCCACTGCGCCAGCGTAATCGGCCCACCAGCCAACCGGGTGTAAATAGGCGCGCAGCCGCTGAGGGCCGCGCCACCTGCGGCCAGTCCAGCCATTTGCAGGAATTGGCGCCGGTTAAGCGGCATCGCCGGCCCCCGTTGGCTGCACGACGATACGCGCTTCAGCGGCCGGGCGCGATATGAGGGCGTGCACGGCCGCCCCCAGGCTGAGGACCAGACAAAGGGGGATGAACAGAAACCAGCCGATGATGGGAAAAGCGGCAGCCAATTCCAGGGCCACCACGGCGCGCAAGAAGCCGCCCGCCGCCGACAGCCCGGGGTTGGAACGCTGCCGCAGTTGTTGGGCCATCCAGTGCGTCAGCCCGGCTGCGCCCACGGCAGCAACAGCCAGGCTGAAAATGACAAGGGCGACGGCCGTAAAGTTGCCGCCCGGCAGCGGCAGGTTGACCAGCACCAAAACCGCAGCAGTCAGGAGGAACACCAACAGCAGCCCCCAAAAGAAGGTCCGGCCGGGGGTGTGGGTCAGCTGCGTTTCAGCGCGGCTGACAGGGCCGGGGAAGAGCAGCCACCAGGTGAAGATAAGGCCGGGGAAAGCAATCCCCAACGCAAGTAAGGTACCAAAAACGGCATAAACGTCAGACATGGTATGACCTCCGCAAAAAGATTGTCTGTTGGTTGGTTAGCCAACCACGGGATGAACTGCTTTTACAGAGGGATACCAGGGACGGGCAGGAAAAGTTGCAGCAGTTTCGCCGGGTCTATCAGGTGGGGCTGTTGGCCTCGTCTGCGGGCAGCATACGTCCTTGTTGTACCCGGCCGATGGCCACCATCACGCACGCGCCCAGAGCGGCGGTGAAAAACAGGGGTAGCAGCAGAAACCAACCCACAAAGGGGGCCAGCAGCGCCAACAGCAACAACAAGGCGGCGTAAGCGTGGCGGGTAACCGGCGGCTTGTCGGGCCAGAGACGCTGCCCCAGCAGCAGCGCCAGACCGGCCAGCCCCAACAGCCCGGCGGCTGCCAGCACCCCAAGAAATATAAGGGCAGGCAGGGCAAAAAATTGGGCTGCGTTTTCCGCCAGGGCCAACAGGGTCAGAGTGATGACGCTGAGAAAAAAAAGGTTGACCAGGCCAACGATGAATGAGCGACCGGGCGACTGTTCTAAGGCAACGTGTGTTTGTGCGGCGAAGCGGGGAAAGAGGCCAATGAGGGTGACGAGAACGGCCGTGCCCGTGACCAATACCAGGAGGGCTGCGAAAAATAGTCGAAATAGTTCCATAGCTTTTTAACCTTTTTTGTAACCGTTGACCGGCGCTGAATGCCAGATGGCGCGCACGCTGACAAACCAAAGAATGGCCGCCACCAGCGCCAGCGGCAGCAGCCAGGAAAGAGACAACCACGCCTGATCCAGCCCTTGCCAGGCGGTTGCCCAGCGCGCCGACCATAATTCAGGCGTCCAGGCGGTGGCAGCCCATGTCGGCCATCTCTGGCTGAACGCCATCCAGGTGGTGGATGGGGCGCTTAGCCAGCCGGGCAGGGCAGGGCGCAGGGCCGACCAGGTAGCCAATAGGGGCCAGGCCAACAGCATGACCAGCAGAGCGACGACCGCTTGCCCGGCCACCAGTGAACGCCAGGCGCGGGCCGGCAGAGAGACGGGGGCATCCAACCGGGCCAGCACTCCGGCGGTCAGGTCGTGGCTGAGTCGTGGTTCGGGCAAGGCGCTTAGTTCAGCGTCCAGGGTACGCCAGCGGAACAGAACAGCCGCCAACGCCGGTTCTTGCGTCAGCCGGGCCGTTAAGGCGGCGTGCTGGTCAGGAGGCAGATCGCCATCCAGGTAAGCGAGCAGCAGCAGTTCATCGGCGGGGGTCACTGTTTTTTCATCCATATCATCCATCTTCATCAGGCAGCCGTTCCAGCAGCAGCCTGCGGGCGCGCAGCAGGTGGCTTTTCACAGTGTTGATCGGCAGGTTAAGCTGGTCGGCAATTTCATTGTAGCTTAACTCCTGAAAGTGGCGCAGTTCTACGACAAGCCGGTAATGGGCTGGCAGGGCATGGATGGCCTGCCAAAGCTGCTGCTGCCGCTCCCGAATGATTTGTCGCTGTTCCGGTTCACGCCAGACGGTGTTGCCGACGCCCGGCCAATCTTGTTCCTCCCACAAGGGGGATGGGTCAGATGGTCGTTGCCTGAGCCAATCATAACAAACATGGGTGGCGATTTGCCGTACCCAGGGGCCAAACGGCCGTTGGGGGTCGTAATTTGCCAGAAACCGAAAGG
This genomic window from Candidatus Leptovillus gracilis contains:
- a CDS encoding DUF1800 domain-containing protein → MPLNRRQFLQMAGLAAGGAALSGCAPIYTRLAGGPITLAQWPDWTHEPAYPLLRRVTFGPTLAERTAVAEMGFAGWLEEQLAYEAIDDRAVEIRLRPYDLIAQDADYLRLWDPEEVQRPFQQATFLRRIYSHRQLHEMMVHFWTDHFNIAITKGEVWALKPVDDRQVIRPHALGNFADLLHASATSPAMLTYLDNQANVKAWPNENYAREVMELHTLGVDGGYSQQDVLELARMLTGWSMKTHGWWGEFTFDETQHDPTARQWLGQTVAAPGQASGTAALQTLATHPQTGRYLATKLVRRFISDAPERDAPELVEKTAVAFSRTGGDIRAMLRVVLLDGLAVWPGPPPPKFKRPVDFVSSALRQLPLETDGGEPLQTELAAMGQADYAWPTPDGPPDIAAAWLRNLLPRWRFATRLADNGYRGTRWQFAPSLLAELEQPAALLAQLSRLLLGGALTPADSQALLAALTPTQAADLAQAAPVFLAGLLASPAFQWR
- a CDS encoding sigma-70 family RNA polymerase sigma factor, coding for MNLPDEPELLAQALGGSHQAYSALIGRYQQSVFAVCYRLLGQRQDAEDAAQETFVRAFRFLANYDPQRPFGPWVRQIATHVCYDWLRQRPSDPSPLWEEQDWPGVGNTVWREPEQRQIIRERQQQLWQAIHALPAHYRLVVELRHFQELSYNEIADQLNLPINTVKSHLLRARRLLLERLPDEDG